In Perca flavescens isolate YP-PL-M2 chromosome 7, PFLA_1.0, whole genome shotgun sequence, the following proteins share a genomic window:
- the LOC114558474 gene encoding cryptochrome-1: MAPNSIHWFRKGLRLHDNPALLQAVRGAGTVRCVYFLDPWFAGSSNVGVNRWRFLLQCLEDLDANLRKLNSRLFVIRGQPANVFPRLFKEWKISRLTFEYDSEPFGKERDAAIKKLAMEAGVEVNVKTSHTLYDLDKIIELNGGQPPLTYKRFQTLISRLDPPEMPVETLSDTLMGGCVTPISEDHGDKYGVPSLEELGFDTEGLPTAVWPGGETEALTRIERHLERKAWVANFERPRMNANSLLASPTGLSPYLRFGCLSCRLFYFKLTDLYRKVKKNSSPPLSLYGQLLWREFFYTTATNNPRFDKMEGNPICVRIPWDKNPEALAKWAEAKTGFPWIDAIMTQLRQEGWIHHLARHAVACFLTRGDLWISWEEGMKVFEELLLDADWSVNAGSWMWLSCSSFFQQFFHCYCPVGFGRRTDPNGDFIRRYLPVLRGFPAKYIYDPWNAPESVQAAAKCVIGVHYPKPMVHHAEASRLNIERMKQIYQQLSRYRGLGLLASVPSSNGNGTGGMMAYSPGEQPPGTTNNNNNLHLPGVSGSSVATLNGSGSILLNFHNKEDTGPSSAQQRLQPHLHQPQQQPQQQPHLHQPQQQPQQQPHVAGYHSVPDASQTVPGGPLYHEFAVPQHPGLLLHGRGGITGKRERESERDGSGEKEPASCSRHKMQRQNAQTT, encoded by the exons GTTTCTCCTTCAGTGCTTAGAGGATCTGGACGCTAACCTCCGGAAGCTCAACTCTCGCCTTTTTGTCATCCGGGGCCAACCGGCCAACGTGTTCCCGCGGCTCTTTAAG GAGTGGAAGATCTCTCGGCTGACCTTTGAGTATGACTCCGAGCCTTTTGGGAAGGAGAGAGACGCTGCCATCAAGAAGCTGGCCATGGAGGCGGGGGTGGAGGTCAACGTCAAAACGTCGCACACCCTCTACGACCTGGACAA GATCATAGAGCTGAATGGCGGGCAGCCTCCTCTCACCTACAAGCGTTTCCAGACTCTGATCAGTCGGCTGGATCCTCCCGAGATGCCCGTGGAGACCCTGTCGGACACCCTGATGGGTGGCTGCGTCACCCCCATCTCTGAGGACCACGGAGACAAGTACGGGGTCCCGTCGCTGGAGGAGCTGG GCTTCGACACCGAGGGCCTGCCGACAGCCGTGTGGCCTGGAGGAGAGACCGAGGCTTTGACCAGGATAGAGCGTCATCTGGAGAGAAAA GCGTGGGTGGCTAATTTTGAGCGTCCCAGAATGAACGCCAACTCGCTGCTGGCCAGCCCGACCGGCCTCAGCCCGTACCTGCGCTTTGGCTGCCTCTCCTGCCGCCTCTTCTACTTCAAGCTCACAGACCTCTACCGCAAG GTGAAAAAGAACAGCTCCCCTCCACTCTCCCTGTATGGCCAGTTACTGTGGCGGGAGTTCTTCTATACCACGGCCACCAACAACCCGCGCTTCGACAAAATGGAGGGGAACCCCATCTGCGTCCGCATCCCCTGGGACAAAAACCCTGAAGCGCTGGCCAAGTGGGCTGAGGCGAAGACCGGTTTCCCCTGGATAGACGCCATCATGACGCAGCTGAGGCAGGAGGGCTGGATCCACCACCTGGCCAGGCACGCGGTGGCGTGCTTCCTCACCCGGGGGGACCTGTGGATCAGCTGGGAGGAAGGGATGAAG GTCTTCGAGGAGCTGCTTCTGGATGCAGACTGGAGCGTGAACGCAGGCAGCTGGATGTGGCTGTCCTGCAGTTCCTTCTTCCAGCAGTTCTTCCACTGCTACTGCCCCGTGGGCTTCGGCAGACGCACCGACCCCAACGGGGACTTCATTAG ACGATACTTGCCTGTCCTCCGAGGTTTCCCCGCCAAGTACATCTACGACCCGTGGAACGCTCCGGAGTCTGTCCAGGCGGCCGCCAAGTGTGTGATCGGCGTCCACTACCCGAAGCCCATGGTTCACCACGCGGAGGCGAGCCGATTGAACATCGAGAGGATGAAGCAGATCTACCAGCAGCTCAGCCGATACAGGGGACTGG GCCTGCTGGCATCGGTGCCATCCAGCAATGGGAACGGGACCGGAGGAATGATGGCCTACTCTCCCGGAGAGCAGCCGCCAGGgaccaccaacaacaacaacaacttgcaTT tgcccGGAGTGTCGGGGAGCTCCGTTGCCACACTTAACGGCAGCGGGAGCATCCTGCTCAACTTCCACAATAAAGAGGACACGGGACCGAGCAGCGCCCAACAGCGACTGCAACCACACCTACACCAgccacaacaacagccacaacaacaaccacaccTACACCAgccacaacaacagccacaacaacaaccaca tgttgcaggatACCACTCGGTGCCAGACGCCAGCCAGACCGTCCCCGGCGGCCCGCTCTACCATGAGTTTGCTGTGCCCCAACACCCAG GGCTCCTGCTACACGGCCGAGGCGGCATCACAGGGAAGCGGGAGCGCGAGTCAGAACGGGACGGCTCGGGGGAGAAAGAGCCGGCGTCCTGCTCCAGGCACAAGATGCAGAGGCAGAATGCACAG ACGACGTAG